A DNA window from Pseudarthrobacter sp. W1I19 contains the following coding sequences:
- a CDS encoding carbohydrate ABC transporter permease, with protein sequence MDAGPAASRKGPAPLRLRERTRFEWSFALLALPALVIYLGFLIGPVVAGFYFSFTRWDGINPPKWIGLDNFVKMAGDRKYAAALVHTLIFTVVIVAGQVGVGLGLALLLNRARRGVAFMRGVFFAPALMSTAVIALIWGFMYSPAVGLVGKFAEAAGLGDTFLRDVLGNQQSALLGVSIVVIWQFAGYMMIIFLAGLKNIPQEVYEAAAIDGAAGARQFRSITWPLLAPSVSIAVLISLAGNLKLFDQVYLMTGGGPAGATETVGTLIYQTAFLNSNYGYSVAQSVVLTVIIVLVVLAQRWLTSRRMQE encoded by the coding sequence ATGGACGCCGGTCCAGCCGCGAGCCGCAAGGGCCCTGCGCCCCTGCGGCTCCGGGAGCGGACCAGGTTCGAATGGTCCTTCGCGCTTCTCGCCCTGCCCGCGTTGGTAATCTACCTCGGCTTCTTGATCGGACCCGTCGTCGCCGGGTTTTACTTCTCCTTCACGCGTTGGGACGGGATCAATCCGCCAAAGTGGATCGGTCTTGATAACTTCGTGAAGATGGCCGGAGACCGGAAGTATGCGGCGGCGCTCGTGCATACACTGATCTTCACCGTCGTCATCGTGGCGGGTCAGGTCGGCGTGGGGCTCGGGTTGGCTCTGCTACTGAACCGGGCAAGACGTGGGGTCGCCTTCATGCGGGGCGTCTTCTTCGCGCCGGCGCTGATGAGCACCGCTGTGATTGCTTTGATCTGGGGTTTTATGTACAGCCCCGCTGTGGGGCTTGTGGGTAAGTTCGCCGAAGCCGCTGGCCTTGGCGACACCTTTCTCAGGGACGTGCTGGGCAACCAACAAAGCGCGCTCCTGGGTGTGAGCATCGTGGTCATCTGGCAGTTCGCTGGATACATGATGATCATCTTCCTCGCCGGGCTCAAGAACATACCGCAGGAGGTCTATGAAGCTGCCGCTATTGACGGCGCGGCTGGTGCACGTCAGTTCAGGTCCATTACCTGGCCGCTGCTTGCCCCTTCTGTATCCATCGCTGTTCTGATCTCGCTGGCGGGAAACCTGAAGCTCTTCGATCAGGTGTATCTGATGACTGGAGGCGGGCCGGCCGGAGCCACTGAAACGGTTGGCACACTGATTTACCAAACCGCCTTCCTGAACTCCAACTACGGCTATTCCGTGGCCCAATCGGTGGTCCTTACCGTGATCATTGTGCTGGTCGTATTGGCCCAGCGCTGGCTAACTTCGAGGAGAATGCAGGAATGA
- a CDS encoding carbohydrate ABC transporter permease → MTVLTAPRVKARRPLRSVLVFLVLMLALCAVIFPTALMLLTSLKSQAEVYANPVALPGELQWGNFARAWTVGDVPLRARNSLVVTIASVLLSSIVGAGAGYVCARIKPRRLGILLTGLFAFGLFIPVQSGLVPLFVEMQALGLLGTVLPMIIVNAALQLPLSVVIFAAFFAALPMEVEESASIDGAGRLRTLFAIVMPLARPAVATNIILGTVTVWNDYFVSLLFSTDPSIQTLPVGLASFKVAYTTDWPATLAYTSMVALPVFILYIFLQRYITEGVTAGSVK, encoded by the coding sequence ATGACGGTATTAACCGCACCAAGGGTCAAGGCCCGTCGGCCTCTCCGCTCTGTCCTCGTTTTCCTGGTGCTGATGCTGGCGCTCTGTGCTGTCATCTTCCCGACCGCGCTGATGCTCTTGACATCCCTGAAATCCCAAGCCGAGGTGTATGCAAACCCTGTCGCGTTGCCGGGAGAGCTGCAATGGGGAAACTTCGCACGAGCGTGGACGGTCGGTGACGTCCCGCTGAGGGCCCGTAACAGCCTGGTTGTGACGATCGCCAGCGTTTTGCTTAGCTCTATCGTCGGGGCAGGGGCAGGCTACGTATGTGCGCGCATTAAACCCCGGCGACTGGGCATCCTTCTGACTGGATTGTTCGCCTTCGGGCTTTTCATCCCGGTGCAGAGCGGCCTGGTCCCGCTCTTCGTTGAAATGCAGGCACTCGGACTGCTCGGGACTGTCCTGCCGATGATCATCGTGAATGCCGCCCTGCAGCTTCCCCTGTCGGTGGTCATCTTTGCGGCATTCTTTGCTGCCCTGCCGATGGAGGTGGAGGAATCTGCCTCCATCGACGGAGCCGGCAGGCTCCGCACCTTGTTTGCCATTGTCATGCCCCTGGCACGGCCGGCCGTGGCCACCAACATCATTTTGGGAACCGTAACGGTCTGGAACGACTACTTTGTGTCATTGCTGTTCAGCACCGACCCGTCAATCCAAACACTCCCCGTTGGACTGGCGTCTTTCAAGGTTGCCTACACCACCGACTGGCCCGCAACACTTGCCTACACTTCCATGGTCGCGCTGCCCGTATTCATCCTGTACATCTTCCTGCAGCGCTACATCACCGAGGGTGTGACAGCAGGCTCAGTGAAATAG
- a CDS encoding LacI family DNA-binding transcriptional regulator, giving the protein MREASSVPSSSAPTVRDVAVRAGVSPMTVSRTMSGGLNVRPEVQERVFKAVQELGYWRNHSARNIRLGRPSGLVGIVVTNIGNPYYGEFALGIEGIAEEYGRQIVVGNTGEDPGRERELLTDFAARQIEGVILVPAGNGLELPGSNRLAHVPLVLASRTIDGLAADTVLVDDIEGARSGTQCLLDDGHTRIAFLGDAAGISTTRRRLHGFSTALSIAGIAQEEVLQVPCRDAPTAQSEVARLLNAADPPTAFFSSNNRITVGALRAICEYRNAHPGFPVPALACFDDVELADLLQVPLVVMSHDPKELGEQAARLLFDRLAGSVPAEPRDVRVAVTIHRY; this is encoded by the coding sequence TTGCGAGAGGCAAGCAGCGTGCCATCATCGTCAGCGCCGACCGTGCGGGATGTTGCCGTCAGAGCCGGTGTGAGCCCGATGACGGTGTCTCGAACAATGTCCGGTGGGTTGAACGTCCGTCCCGAGGTCCAGGAGCGCGTGTTTAAGGCGGTGCAGGAGCTCGGTTACTGGCGAAATCATAGTGCCCGTAACATCCGCCTTGGACGCCCTTCGGGCTTGGTGGGCATCGTGGTTACAAACATCGGGAATCCGTATTACGGCGAATTTGCGTTGGGTATTGAGGGCATTGCAGAGGAATATGGCCGGCAGATAGTGGTGGGCAATACCGGGGAGGACCCGGGCCGGGAGCGCGAGCTGCTCACGGATTTCGCTGCCCGCCAGATTGAAGGCGTAATTCTGGTTCCGGCAGGGAATGGTCTTGAACTTCCGGGCTCCAATCGCCTGGCCCATGTGCCTCTGGTACTGGCCTCGCGCACCATCGACGGCCTGGCTGCCGACACAGTTCTCGTCGATGACATCGAAGGCGCACGGTCCGGCACCCAGTGCTTACTTGATGACGGACACACGCGAATAGCCTTCTTGGGGGACGCCGCGGGCATTTCCACCACTCGCCGCCGGTTGCACGGCTTTTCCACAGCGCTGTCGATCGCGGGAATCGCTCAGGAAGAAGTGCTGCAGGTTCCCTGCAGGGATGCTCCCACCGCACAAAGTGAAGTCGCACGGCTCCTGAACGCTGCCGACCCTCCTACAGCCTTCTTCTCGAGCAACAACCGGATTACGGTGGGTGCGCTCCGGGCCATTTGCGAGTACCGGAACGCTCACCCAGGCTTTCCTGTTCCGGCGTTGGCCTGTTTCGATGACGTCGAACTCGCCGACTTGCTGCAGGTCCCGCTGGTTGTCATGTCGCATGATCCGAAGGAACTGGGAGAGCAGGCCGCTCGGCTGCTCTTTGACCGGCTTGCCGGATCTGTCCCAGCCGAGCCGCGTGATGTCCGGGTCGCTGTAACTATCCATCGCTACTGA
- a CDS encoding ROK family protein, whose product MTLHLDPGAEPGSAFPALEIGGTHVTAALVKAEPRWEVLSGTVKRLHLDAHGAVDDIVATLSEAAINLGDAHNNNWGVALPGPFDYESGIARYHDVRKFDQLRDHDLRNSLAQRLHPQTLAFLNDADAFGIGEYAIGTAGSHKRAVCLTLGTGIGSSFLDNGAPVKTGSSVPPDGSAYLLEHNGVPLEDHVSRRAIRTAYATATGINPAEDPSRIPDVREIAQAARTGHATASRVLHEAFSALGVALARYLESFEAETLIVGGSMAQSWDLVEPAIRSGIAKARPPLSELPLTQAKRAEEASLIGAANWTARTILQGGPAGN is encoded by the coding sequence ATGACACTTCACTTAGACCCCGGAGCTGAGCCCGGCTCTGCCTTTCCCGCTCTGGAGATCGGCGGGACCCATGTCACGGCTGCCCTCGTTAAGGCCGAGCCTCGCTGGGAAGTTCTGTCAGGCACAGTTAAGCGCCTCCATCTCGATGCCCATGGCGCGGTCGATGACATCGTGGCTACGCTAAGTGAGGCAGCCATCAACCTGGGGGATGCTCATAACAACAATTGGGGCGTCGCCCTGCCTGGCCCCTTTGATTACGAGAGCGGGATTGCACGCTACCACGACGTGAGAAAATTCGACCAGCTCCGGGACCATGACCTCCGTAACTCATTGGCACAGCGCTTGCACCCACAAACTCTCGCCTTCCTTAACGACGCTGACGCCTTTGGAATCGGCGAATACGCCATCGGAACAGCGGGAAGCCACAAGCGCGCCGTGTGCCTAACGCTCGGCACTGGAATCGGTTCGAGCTTTCTAGACAATGGCGCACCTGTCAAGACGGGCTCCTCCGTTCCCCCGGACGGGTCGGCCTACCTTCTGGAACATAACGGAGTGCCGCTGGAAGATCATGTCTCCAGGCGCGCCATCCGGACGGCCTACGCCACTGCAACGGGCATTAACCCTGCCGAGGATCCGAGCCGAATTCCTGACGTCAGGGAGATCGCTCAGGCAGCCCGCACCGGCCACGCCACTGCCTCCCGCGTTCTCCACGAAGCATTTTCAGCCCTCGGCGTGGCGCTGGCCCGTTACCTTGAATCGTTCGAGGCAGAAACGCTCATCGTGGGAGGTTCCATGGCCCAGTCATGGGATCTCGTGGAGCCCGCCATTCGCAGCGGCATTGCTAAGGCCAGGCCGCCGCTCAGCGAGCTCCCGCTCACCCAAGCCAAACGCGCCGAAGAGGCCAGCCTCATCGGCGCCGCGAACTGGACCGCGCGCACCATCCTGCAAGGGGGACCTGCAGGGAATTAG
- a CDS encoding IclR family transcriptional regulator has product MLAIFEALSHTSQEGNLGLTVSGLARALARDKSSVSRQLKPLVDLGLVERDATGLHRLGWKLFAVAAQAGDQRLLLLAPPVMRQLATLLGERVHLSIRRNEDVFTIVSEGPQQVIEANVWVGRAVPIWCTSSGRALLFDHTSDEIHALIEKTFSKGPGSQAPTSVDEVVARVENARLQGYALVVDEFEDGLSGAAAPVRDVHGRIIAAINISAPSFRIADNLTHVGRQIAQAATYLSRSLSSPPARSKDNHHAQNGPNTDLRRTS; this is encoded by the coding sequence ATGTTGGCAATCTTTGAGGCCTTGTCCCACACGAGCCAAGAGGGCAACCTCGGGCTGACGGTTTCGGGTCTTGCTCGAGCCCTGGCGCGTGACAAGTCGAGTGTCTCACGGCAATTGAAGCCGCTGGTGGACTTGGGCTTGGTGGAGCGCGACGCGACGGGGCTGCACCGTCTCGGGTGGAAGCTTTTCGCTGTTGCTGCCCAGGCCGGGGATCAGCGCTTGCTTCTCCTGGCTCCGCCCGTGATGCGACAACTTGCGACCCTGCTCGGCGAGCGGGTCCACCTGAGCATTCGGCGAAACGAGGACGTTTTTACCATCGTTTCTGAGGGACCCCAACAGGTCATAGAGGCAAACGTATGGGTGGGTCGGGCCGTACCTATCTGGTGCACTTCTTCGGGGCGGGCACTGCTGTTTGATCACACTTCCGACGAGATCCACGCTCTGATTGAGAAGACCTTCAGCAAGGGGCCCGGTTCACAAGCACCCACAAGCGTCGACGAAGTCGTGGCCCGGGTGGAGAACGCCCGCCTGCAGGGCTATGCCTTGGTTGTTGACGAGTTCGAAGATGGCCTTTCCGGGGCAGCAGCGCCTGTCCGCGATGTTCACGGCCGAATCATCGCGGCTATCAACATTTCCGCCCCCTCATTCCGTATCGCCGACAACCTAACCCACGTGGGCCGCCAGATTGCCCAGGCAGCGACGTATCTCAGTCGCTCCCTATCTTCCCCTCCCGCTCGATCCAAGGACAATCACCATGCCCAGAATGGACCCAACACCGACCTCAGAAGGACTTCATGA
- a CDS encoding ABC transporter permease, whose amino-acid sequence MNFFDYVDENQARISFLLIQHIEVVMISVMLATVLSLIIAVATETLPQVRKVALSVAGTILTIPSFALFGLMIPLFGLGVVPTVLALTVYAVFPILRNAVTGFETVDEGVIDAARGMGMGSWQRLWRIRVPLAWPVILNGIRVATIMVVAIAAIGAAVRGPGLGELIFRGLSRIGGANALNEALAGVVAIVAVAAILDLLFIFLGRISTPRGLKLHV is encoded by the coding sequence ATGAACTTCTTTGACTACGTCGACGAAAACCAGGCGCGAATCAGTTTCCTGCTCATCCAACACATTGAAGTGGTCATGATTTCAGTGATGCTCGCGACGGTGCTCAGCCTCATCATCGCCGTAGCCACGGAGACTCTGCCTCAGGTGCGCAAGGTCGCGCTCTCTGTGGCTGGAACCATCTTGACCATTCCTTCCTTTGCCCTTTTCGGTCTCATGATTCCGTTGTTCGGGCTCGGAGTCGTGCCCACTGTGCTGGCGCTGACCGTCTACGCGGTGTTCCCGATTCTTCGCAACGCAGTAACGGGTTTCGAAACCGTAGACGAGGGAGTGATTGATGCGGCCCGCGGCATGGGCATGGGCTCCTGGCAGCGCCTCTGGCGCATTCGCGTCCCGCTGGCCTGGCCTGTCATTTTGAACGGCATCCGGGTAGCGACGATCATGGTGGTCGCCATCGCTGCCATCGGCGCGGCCGTACGCGGCCCTGGTCTTGGCGAACTCATTTTTAGGGGCCTGTCGCGCATCGGCGGAGCAAACGCCCTGAATGAGGCCCTCGCGGGTGTCGTAGCGATCGTGGCCGTCGCAGCGATCCTTGACCTTCTCTTCATCTTTCTTGGCCGCATCTCAACACCGAGAGGTCTAAAACTACATGTCTAA
- a CDS encoding ABC transporter ATP-binding protein yields the protein MSNAQLAATGYTDAMIRLISVSKHYEGAPAPSVAPLSMEIKRGEFICLVGPSGCGKTTTLRMMNRLVEPSGGEIWIDGQNVTHANPDELRRHIGYVIQQVGLLPHMTIEQNIGLVPSMLGWDKKKIAARVEELLELVGLDPHSYRSRYPKQLSGGQQQRVGVARALAADPPVMLMDEPFGAIDPITRDRLQGEFLQLQQRIRKTIVFVTHDIDEALRLGDRIAIFAEGSRLAQFATPLEILTNPADDFVRSFIGEGAALRRLSLLRIGDLQVPPSSDLRPAELTVQRTDTVAAVLEKMLEHGAERVQVNGGETLTVQDMLLATAQAKQGAVQ from the coding sequence ATGTCTAACGCCCAGCTCGCCGCCACCGGTTACACGGATGCCATGATTCGGCTGATCAGTGTCTCCAAGCACTACGAAGGTGCGCCCGCCCCGTCGGTTGCACCACTCTCCATGGAAATCAAGCGCGGCGAGTTCATCTGCCTGGTCGGCCCCTCCGGCTGCGGAAAGACGACCACACTGCGAATGATGAATCGGCTCGTTGAGCCATCGGGGGGAGAAATCTGGATCGATGGCCAGAACGTCACGCACGCCAACCCTGATGAGTTGCGCCGACACATCGGTTACGTAATCCAGCAGGTTGGTCTCCTGCCCCACATGACTATCGAACAGAACATCGGGCTGGTTCCATCCATGCTCGGCTGGGACAAAAAGAAGATTGCTGCCCGTGTGGAAGAACTGCTGGAGCTGGTGGGGTTGGACCCCCACAGCTACCGGTCCCGCTACCCGAAGCAACTCTCGGGAGGCCAGCAGCAACGCGTCGGTGTGGCACGTGCCTTGGCTGCCGACCCGCCGGTGATGCTCATGGATGAACCCTTCGGCGCTATCGACCCGATTACACGTGACCGCCTGCAGGGGGAATTCCTGCAACTTCAGCAGCGCATCCGCAAAACTATCGTCTTCGTCACGCACGACATCGACGAAGCACTGCGGCTCGGGGACCGGATCGCCATTTTCGCTGAAGGCTCCCGGCTGGCGCAGTTCGCGACTCCCCTGGAAATCCTGACCAACCCTGCTGATGACTTCGTCCGCTCCTTCATCGGTGAAGGAGCTGCGTTGCGCCGGCTGTCGCTGCTCCGCATCGGTGACCTGCAGGTCCCGCCCAGTTCGGACCTGCGGCCGGCTGAACTGACGGTGCAGCGCACTGATACGGTCGCCGCTGTGCTGGAGAAGATGCTCGAGCATGGGGCAGAGCGGGTGCAGGTGAACGGAGGAGAGACTCTGACGGTGCAGGACATGCTCCTGGCAACGGCGCAGGCGAAGCAAGGGGCAGTCCAGTGA
- a CDS encoding ABC transporter permease yields the protein MPAIAVLLVVGTLVYIATADLDTIEARALAPDVILEKAYQHVLLVVISTVTVVAIGVPVGILLSRPWAKYFRAPVLAIANAGQAIPSIGILVLLALLFGVGFNMAVIALVIYALLPILRNTIIGLQQVSPFIIDAAKGMGMNARRILFTVEVPLAVPVMLAGIRVSLILNVGVATLATYTNAGGLGDLIERGIVFYRMPILLTGCLLTIALALLVDSLAGFIENRLRPKGV from the coding sequence ATGCCGGCAATCGCGGTGCTCCTCGTAGTGGGGACACTGGTTTACATCGCGACCGCTGATCTTGACACCATTGAAGCCCGTGCACTGGCCCCCGATGTCATTTTGGAGAAGGCGTACCAGCATGTCCTGTTGGTCGTCATATCCACGGTCACGGTTGTTGCAATAGGTGTGCCTGTCGGTATCCTGCTGAGCCGGCCTTGGGCCAAGTACTTCCGGGCCCCCGTGCTTGCCATCGCGAATGCAGGCCAGGCCATCCCATCCATCGGGATCCTGGTTCTCCTGGCCCTGCTCTTCGGCGTCGGGTTCAACATGGCCGTCATAGCGCTCGTAATCTATGCTCTGCTGCCCATCCTGCGGAACACGATCATAGGACTGCAACAGGTCTCACCCTTCATCATCGACGCGGCCAAAGGCATGGGCATGAACGCGCGGAGGATTCTCTTCACCGTCGAGGTGCCGCTCGCAGTTCCGGTCATGCTGGCCGGTATCCGGGTGTCGTTGATCCTGAACGTGGGTGTAGCCACGCTCGCCACCTACACCAACGCGGGTGGTCTGGGGGACCTGATTGAGCGCGGGATCGTGTTCTACCGCATGCCCATTCTGCTCACCGGCTGCCTTCTCACTATCGCACTGGCTCTGCTGGTCGACTCACTGGCTGGATTCATTGAAAATCGCCTTCGCCCAAAGGGCGTCTAA
- a CDS encoding glycine betaine ABC transporter substrate-binding protein produces MRNKTIFAVAIAAGILLSGCSLGEAPPSGVTGGSLAKDSNLEGVKLAVGGKEFTEQLVLCEVAAQALESTGAEVRRSCGLSGTSSVRSALTSGDIDLYWEYTGTGWITHLGQTEPMADPQKLYEAVAKQDEAKNSVTWLKPSQANNTYAVAISHEKAAELHVKTMSDYAALATNDPAAAGFCGAAEFFGRNDGWPGVENAYGFKLPRNNVSELAAGAVYNSIDKAAPCNFGEVFATDGRIEALGLTVLEDDKNYFTPYNPAVSIRTEVIKANPAVGDVLGKVAEALTDETLRQLNAKVDVDGKTPEETAKTWLSEKGFIGA; encoded by the coding sequence ATGCGCAACAAGACTATTTTCGCCGTCGCCATTGCTGCCGGCATATTGCTCTCCGGCTGCAGCCTCGGAGAAGCTCCGCCGAGCGGAGTCACGGGCGGCTCCCTCGCGAAGGACAGCAACCTAGAGGGCGTTAAGCTCGCTGTCGGCGGCAAGGAATTCACTGAGCAGCTGGTGCTGTGTGAGGTCGCCGCCCAGGCACTGGAATCGACAGGTGCCGAAGTCCGCCGCAGCTGCGGGCTTTCCGGTACCAGCAGCGTCCGTTCCGCTCTTACCAGCGGTGACATCGACCTTTACTGGGAGTACACCGGTACAGGCTGGATCACCCACCTGGGACAAACCGAGCCCATGGCAGACCCGCAAAAGCTCTACGAAGCAGTAGCCAAACAGGATGAAGCGAAAAACTCGGTCACCTGGTTGAAGCCGTCGCAGGCCAACAACACCTACGCCGTCGCAATCAGCCACGAAAAAGCGGCAGAGCTCCATGTGAAAACGATGTCCGACTACGCTGCCCTCGCCACCAATGATCCCGCCGCAGCAGGCTTCTGCGGCGCGGCCGAATTCTTTGGCCGCAACGATGGGTGGCCTGGTGTCGAAAATGCCTACGGATTCAAGCTGCCCCGCAACAACGTTTCCGAGCTCGCCGCCGGTGCCGTATACAACTCCATTGACAAGGCAGCCCCGTGCAATTTCGGTGAGGTGTTCGCCACCGATGGCCGCATTGAAGCGCTCGGCCTCACCGTCCTTGAGGATGACAAAAACTACTTCACCCCGTACAACCCCGCAGTAAGCATTCGCACCGAGGTCATCAAGGCAAATCCCGCAGTAGGCGACGTCCTGGGCAAAGTAGCCGAGGCCCTTACTGACGAAACACTGCGCCAGCTCAACGCCAAGGTCGACGTGGACGGAAAGACCCCGGAGGAAACCGCGAAGACCTGGCTCAGCGAGAAGGGCTTCATCGGTGCCTGA
- a CDS encoding nitrilase-related carbon-nitrogen hydrolase, with amino-acid sequence MPDTPTPDASPLKVRLLQTDPSLGDVSGNLEHLNHLVRAASDFDLVTTAELATHGYHLGQVPDAQPINANDERLLRLGSYGPAALVGFAEADRHHTFNSAALITNNQVQVQRKMYLPTYRAWEERKHFRPGGRLHCYDLPKARISTLICNDAWQPPMPWLAGHAGAEVLVIPVNSVTSNVGLPTDQAWDLILRHAAVTTQAFVLFINRVGRENGNDFWGGSRVIHPSGEVMAQLGQEPGELDCELDLGELRALRRQWPLLQESRADLIAREAARLAQEEEL; translated from the coding sequence GTGCCTGACACCCCGACCCCGGACGCCTCACCCCTCAAAGTGCGGCTGCTGCAAACTGACCCATCATTAGGGGACGTTTCCGGCAACCTGGAACACCTGAACCACCTGGTGCGGGCCGCTTCGGACTTTGACCTGGTGACCACTGCAGAGCTGGCCACCCACGGTTACCATCTAGGACAAGTCCCAGACGCCCAGCCCATCAACGCCAACGACGAACGCCTGCTCCGGCTCGGAAGCTACGGCCCGGCAGCGCTGGTCGGCTTTGCCGAAGCGGACCGCCACCACACCTTCAACAGCGCGGCCCTGATCACCAACAACCAAGTCCAGGTACAACGCAAAATGTACCTGCCGACCTACCGGGCATGGGAGGAACGCAAACACTTCCGCCCCGGCGGCAGACTGCACTGCTACGACCTGCCCAAGGCCCGGATCTCAACCCTGATCTGCAACGACGCATGGCAGCCGCCCATGCCCTGGCTGGCGGGCCACGCAGGGGCCGAAGTCCTGGTCATCCCGGTGAACAGTGTCACCAGCAACGTGGGGCTGCCGACCGACCAGGCTTGGGACCTCATCCTCCGCCACGCGGCCGTCACCACACAGGCCTTTGTCCTCTTCATCAACCGGGTTGGGCGGGAAAACGGTAACGATTTCTGGGGCGGCTCCCGCGTCATCCACCCCTCGGGCGAGGTCATGGCACAGCTGGGCCAGGAACCCGGCGAACTGGACTGCGAACTGGACCTGGGAGAACTTCGCGCTCTGCGCAGACAGTGGCCACTTCTGCAAGAAAGCAGGGCTGACCTTATCGCCCGTGAAGCAGCACGACTGGCTCAGGAGGAGGAACTCTAG
- a CDS encoding DUF6282 family protein — protein sequence MFDSHVHAGPDVLDRIGDDHDISHMYAAADFSGFVLKAHYESTVGRAHAAARATGKAVYGGLALNQHCEGVNPSAVAAALGAGGRVIWMPTADAHTQHTADLPRLCQHEPRIGTRTYAIPPVNTKATEATETVLALIADHDAVLATGHLSGDECRWLSERARHYGINRLMFTHPSYTVPGLQPDAIRTLVEGGGYAEITTYQLLHQPGCTPAMLARAAQAAGDRLILSSDAGQPTSPPPPEALMLLVDTLSAEGLDRRWLEAAASITPESLFSPN from the coding sequence GTGTTCGACAGCCACGTGCACGCCGGACCCGACGTCCTGGACCGCATCGGCGATGACCACGACATCAGCCACATGTACGCTGCCGCGGACTTCTCCGGCTTCGTGCTGAAAGCCCACTACGAATCGACAGTGGGGCGCGCCCACGCAGCAGCCCGCGCTACCGGCAAAGCCGTCTACGGCGGGTTGGCCCTCAATCAGCACTGCGAGGGCGTCAATCCATCGGCAGTCGCAGCGGCTCTCGGCGCGGGAGGCCGGGTCATCTGGATGCCCACAGCCGATGCCCACACCCAGCACACCGCCGACCTTCCCCGGCTGTGCCAGCACGAACCCCGAATAGGAACCCGGACGTACGCCATTCCCCCCGTCAACACCAAAGCCACAGAGGCCACCGAAACCGTGCTGGCCCTCATCGCAGACCATGACGCGGTGCTCGCTACCGGGCACCTCAGCGGAGACGAATGCCGATGGCTCAGCGAAAGAGCCCGACACTACGGAATCAACCGGCTGATGTTCACCCACCCTTCCTACACCGTCCCGGGCCTCCAACCGGATGCAATCCGCACACTCGTGGAGGGCGGAGGCTACGCAGAAATCACCACCTACCAGCTGCTGCACCAGCCAGGCTGCACCCCAGCCATGCTGGCCCGCGCCGCCCAAGCCGCCGGGGACCGGCTGATCCTTTCCTCAGACGCCGGCCAACCCACTTCCCCTCCCCCGCCCGAAGCACTCATGCTCCTCGTTGACACGCTCAGCGCCGAAGGCCTCGACCGTCGATGGCTGGAAGCCGCAGCCTCCATAACTCCCGAATCGCTGTTCTCGCCCAACTAG
- a CDS encoding alpha/beta hydrolase — protein sequence MIEKKTTFFSESSRLQASIYYPDDLSQTGPSPAIIVNSGYQGFNNFYPKLFAENLTARGYICLGFDYRGMADSEGPKGTVLIEQQVEDVRNAITFMQAQEEVDNSQIGLIGWGMGAANVVLAGEKAKNVAGVAALNGFYDGERWLKSIHTYDEWTKILDEVREDRTRRVLEGESKLADTFHHYPLDPATKDYVGKELEQVYGFGHPTRLQFTESIIDTKVERAVQYLSPTPLFIAHGENNTLHPFEEAASLYEAAESPKTLYTVKGRHNDFMYGDHPEFIEMCDRLQEFFDQAFATSAAPARITSA from the coding sequence ATGATTGAGAAAAAGACAACATTCTTCAGCGAAAGCAGCCGTCTTCAGGCCAGCATCTACTACCCGGACGACCTCTCCCAGACCGGTCCCAGCCCTGCGATCATCGTGAACTCCGGATACCAGGGCTTCAACAACTTCTACCCGAAGTTGTTCGCCGAGAATCTGACCGCGCGCGGATACATCTGCCTTGGCTTTGACTACCGCGGCATGGCCGACAGCGAGGGCCCCAAAGGCACCGTGCTGATCGAACAGCAGGTCGAAGACGTCAGGAACGCCATCACCTTCATGCAGGCCCAGGAAGAGGTCGACAATTCCCAAATCGGGCTCATCGGCTGGGGTATGGGTGCGGCGAACGTCGTTTTGGCCGGGGAAAAGGCAAAGAACGTCGCCGGAGTTGCAGCGCTGAACGGCTTCTACGACGGGGAGCGTTGGCTGAAGTCCATCCACACCTACGATGAATGGACCAAGATCCTCGACGAGGTCCGGGAAGACCGCACCCGCCGGGTCCTCGAAGGCGAGTCCAAGCTCGCCGACACGTTCCATCACTACCCGCTGGACCCGGCGACCAAGGACTACGTCGGCAAGGAACTTGAACAGGTCTACGGTTTCGGGCACCCCACCCGACTGCAGTTCACCGAATCCATCATCGACACCAAGGTGGAGCGGGCGGTCCAGTACCTGTCGCCGACGCCGCTGTTCATCGCCCACGGCGAAAACAACACGCTGCACCCTTTCGAGGAAGCTGCCTCGCTGTATGAAGCGGCAGAATCCCCGAAGACGCTCTACACCGTGAAGGGTCGGCACAACGACTTCATGTACGGCGACCACCCCGAATTCATCGAGATGTGCGACCGGCTCCAGGAATTCTTCGACCAGGCCTTCGCAACCAGCGCGGCACCTGCACGGATCACCTCCGCCTGA